A genome region from Alkalimarinus coralli includes the following:
- a CDS encoding polysaccharide deacetylase family protein, which translates to MKPHNLVLSILLFQAALSNAAVVLQYHHVDTETPDSTSTSPTLFKDHIEFIVNNDFKVTPLTEITHKLTNNEKVEDKTVAITFDDGYISVYENAFPILKKYGIPFTVFVNTDPIEANRPTHISWSQLREMKNNGGTIANHTHNHSYLIEPRSNAKVRENHIINEINTAQSIINKKLKQDIKLFAYPYGEFDKTTKKILSELGYISFGQHSGAIPSEPDFQALPRFPASNQYGQFPQFAQKLNSTAFENTTFKPNSGIVYQDRNNPPELFIYGDSSAIKNINCFGSSVGRLEKVRESASTYMVKAPTPFNMRRFRYNCTSRSTETGRFSWISIPWINLSVSNQ; encoded by the coding sequence ATGAAACCTCACAATTTAGTTCTTAGCATATTACTTTTTCAGGCGGCTCTCTCAAACGCCGCCGTTGTTCTTCAATATCACCATGTTGATACAGAGACTCCAGACAGCACTAGCACCTCTCCAACGCTGTTCAAAGACCATATAGAGTTCATAGTGAATAATGACTTCAAAGTCACCCCACTGACAGAGATCACCCACAAACTAACTAATAACGAAAAAGTTGAAGATAAGACCGTTGCCATTACATTTGATGACGGCTACATTTCAGTTTATGAAAACGCGTTCCCTATTTTAAAGAAATACGGCATACCCTTTACCGTCTTTGTAAATACTGACCCTATTGAAGCAAACCGACCCACACATATTTCCTGGTCACAACTCAGAGAAATGAAAAACAACGGAGGAACAATAGCAAACCATACTCATAATCATAGTTACCTGATTGAACCCAGGAGTAATGCGAAAGTCCGGGAAAACCATATCATCAATGAAATTAATACTGCGCAGTCAATTATTAACAAGAAGCTAAAACAGGATATTAAGCTGTTTGCATATCCTTATGGGGAGTTTGACAAAACTACAAAGAAAATACTCTCTGAACTGGGGTATATCAGTTTTGGACAGCATTCGGGGGCTATTCCTTCTGAGCCTGATTTTCAGGCTTTGCCCAGGTTCCCTGCTTCGAACCAGTATGGACAATTTCCTCAATTTGCTCAAAAGTTAAACAGCACAGCATTCGAGAATACAACGTTTAAGCCAAATAGCGGTATCGTATATCAAGATAGGAATAACCCTCCAGAATTATTTATCTATGGGGATTCATCTGCAATAAAAAACATCAATTGCTTTGGTTCTTCAGTTGGTAGGTTAGAAAAAGTGAGAGAAAGTGCATCAACATACATGGTAAAAGCGCCAACTCCATTCAACATGCGAAGATTTCGCTATAATTGCACATCACGATCTACCGAAACAGGGCGTTTTAGCTGGATATCTATACCTTGGATCAACCTGTCAGTAAGTAACCAATAA
- a CDS encoding DNA-J related domain-containing protein translates to MLENDQNSDTLIFQLCDTIKTVILTSSKPTLSEYELIKMLQSDQYNTLSKLRFDQSEQLFQLHFLIFHSLYKLQQTLLDEKIGYLEISPLNITLTPYKENESNELTFSHNTKIAQYYLNIENLKNTTKQEIDQLLLSFWKTFISPDKHLESLKVLELTAPVSYDEIKIQYKKLASKHHPDKGGTKEKAQQINQAMATLNSIYKNRNLASIK, encoded by the coding sequence ATGCTTGAAAACGATCAAAACTCAGACACTCTTATATTTCAGCTATGCGACACTATAAAGACGGTTATTTTGACTTCATCCAAGCCTACTTTATCGGAGTACGAGCTAATAAAAATGTTGCAGTCTGATCAATATAATACGCTCTCGAAGCTCCGTTTTGATCAATCAGAGCAATTATTTCAGCTTCACTTCCTAATATTCCACTCACTATACAAGCTACAACAAACGCTTCTGGATGAAAAGATTGGTTACCTTGAAATCTCGCCACTTAATATTACGCTCACACCCTATAAAGAAAATGAGTCAAATGAGCTAACGTTTTCTCATAACACTAAGATTGCACAATATTACTTAAACATTGAAAACCTGAAAAACACAACAAAACAAGAAATCGACCAACTCCTATTGTCTTTCTGGAAGACATTTATCAGCCCAGACAAACACTTAGAGTCTCTCAAAGTACTAGAGCTTACTGCCCCTGTTTCTTATGATGAAATAAAAATACAATATAAAAAGCTGGCATCAAAACACCACCCAGACAAAGGGGGAACAAAAGAAAAAGCTCAACAGATCAATCAAGCGATGGCTACATTAAACAGTATCTATAAAAACAGAAATCTAGCGTCTATAAAATGA
- a CDS encoding DUF547 domain-containing protein has translation MAKISLFTILTLCIVFSAQSAPKADLWVYWDASNEGSVETISHKAWERFLVKYASFVEPSSETRLVDYSSVTRSDHRELKGYILTLSQLDPRDFNRNEQFAYWVNLYNSTTIDLILDNYPTTSITKLGGFFSFGPWDQDIITIAGKRISLNDIEHRILRPIWNDNRIHYVVNCASIGCPNLPLSPISSLNLNEQLDSAAKEFINSDKALRFYGDKLILSKIYDWYSVDFGSFQELKTHLSHYLDKSKATVLKSFQGDVDYEYDWQLNDTN, from the coding sequence ATGGCTAAAATTTCGCTGTTTACCATTTTAACATTATGCATTGTTTTCTCGGCTCAATCTGCACCTAAGGCCGATCTTTGGGTTTACTGGGACGCATCAAACGAGGGTAGTGTCGAGACTATCTCTCACAAAGCCTGGGAACGTTTTTTGGTTAAATATGCGTCATTCGTTGAGCCTTCAAGTGAAACAAGGCTTGTCGACTACTCAAGCGTTACCCGATCAGACCATCGGGAGTTAAAGGGGTATATTTTGACCCTTAGTCAACTTGATCCCCGAGACTTTAATCGCAATGAGCAGTTTGCTTATTGGGTGAATTTATATAACTCAACGACGATTGATCTGATTTTGGATAACTACCCTACAACTAGTATCACGAAGCTTGGCGGCTTCTTTTCGTTTGGGCCATGGGATCAAGATATTATTACGATTGCCGGAAAGCGTATTTCGTTGAATGACATTGAACATAGAATTTTACGGCCTATATGGAATGACAATAGAATTCACTATGTTGTCAATTGTGCAAGTATTGGTTGCCCTAACTTGCCATTGAGCCCGATTAGTTCATTGAACCTAAATGAGCAGCTGGACTCCGCTGCAAAGGAGTTTATTAACTCTGATAAGGCTCTAAGGTTTTATGGCGATAAGCTAATTTTATCGAAAATCTATGATTGGTATTCGGTTGACTTTGGGAGTTTTCAGGAGCTAAAAACGCATCTATCGCACTATTTAGATAAGTCGAAAGCAACTGTGTTAAAGTCATTTCAGGGAGATGTAGATTATGAGTATGATTGGCAGTTGAACGATACTAACTAA
- a CDS encoding TetR/AcrR family transcriptional regulator: MIKENLGKRELNRINNRKAIISAARDCFSEKGYDQVTVRDIIRRTGLASGTFYNYFEDKQSIFSALLSDYIERLGSHLHELRKSSETLESFIHSTYLAVFTAISEDPVVYQLAHTNNRVIRDLFGESIIGTNIATLEKDIDDAIKRGVIPEIDSHFLSAAFFGVAYEIGLRVANTSMPDPTMAAKFATGLFMGGIKEISQATLLSDSVS; the protein is encoded by the coding sequence ATGATTAAAGAGAACTTAGGGAAGAGAGAGCTAAATCGGATCAACAACAGAAAAGCAATAATTTCTGCTGCACGAGACTGCTTTAGCGAAAAGGGATACGATCAAGTCACCGTTCGGGATATTATTCGACGCACAGGTCTAGCGTCAGGAACTTTCTATAATTATTTTGAAGATAAGCAGTCTATATTTTCAGCCTTACTCTCTGACTATATTGAACGCCTGGGATCTCATCTTCACGAACTTAGAAAGAGCTCAGAAACGCTGGAATCATTCATTCATTCGACCTACCTCGCCGTTTTCACAGCAATTTCCGAAGACCCTGTGGTTTATCAGCTAGCGCACACCAACAATAGAGTCATTCGTGACCTATTCGGGGAAAGTATTATCGGCACTAACATCGCGACACTTGAAAAAGATATCGATGATGCAATAAAACGAGGCGTTATTCCCGAAATTGATTCTCACTTTCTCTCCGCCGCATTCTTTGGCGTGGCTTACGAAATAGGCCTGAGAGTGGCAAATACCTCTATGCCAGACCCAACAATGGCTGCAAAATTTGCAACCGGCTTATTTATGGGTGGAATCAAAGAGATTTCCCAAGCGACCCTACTCTCGGACTCGGTCAGTTAG
- the ttcA gene encoding tRNA 2-thiocytidine(32) synthetase TtcA: MTNAVKVDKKEQLEKNKLQKLLRREVGKAIADFNMISEGDKVMCCLSGGKDSYAMLDILMNLQQRAPVQFDIIAVNLDQKQPGFPDTVLPGYLTSLGIEYHIIEKDTYSIVKDKIPEGKTTCGLCSRLRRGILYNFAAEHGVTKIALGHHRDDILETLFLNMFYGGKLKSMPPKLKSDDGRNIVIRPMAYCREKDIARYANIKDFPIIPCNLCGSQENMQRKKIKAMFQDWDRQHPGRLENMFRAIQNVVPSHLADTSKYDFDNMTHAEPIEPFEKLDVINL, translated from the coding sequence ATGACGAATGCGGTAAAAGTAGACAAAAAAGAGCAGCTAGAGAAAAACAAACTACAAAAGCTGTTACGGCGTGAAGTAGGGAAGGCCATTGCTGATTTTAATATGATTAGCGAAGGCGATAAAGTTATGTGCTGTTTGAGCGGTGGTAAGGATTCATACGCGATGCTCGATATTCTCATGAACTTGCAGCAACGGGCTCCAGTACAGTTTGACATTATTGCCGTGAATCTCGATCAAAAGCAGCCAGGGTTTCCTGATACTGTCTTGCCGGGTTACTTAACATCGTTAGGCATTGAATATCACATCATAGAAAAAGACACTTACAGTATTGTTAAAGATAAAATACCTGAAGGCAAAACAACATGCGGGCTTTGCTCAAGGCTTAGGCGCGGCATTCTGTATAATTTTGCAGCTGAGCATGGCGTGACGAAAATAGCACTAGGGCACCACCGTGATGATATTCTGGAAACACTGTTTCTGAATATGTTTTATGGCGGCAAGCTTAAATCAATGCCACCAAAGCTAAAGAGCGACGATGGCCGGAATATTGTTATCCGTCCGATGGCATATTGCAGGGAAAAAGACATAGCTCGTTATGCAAACATAAAAGACTTCCCCATTATTCCTTGCAATCTCTGTGGTTCGCAAGAGAACATGCAAAGGAAAAAAATAAAAGCAATGTTCCAGGATTGGGATCGGCAGCATCCAGGTCGGCTAGAAAATATGTTTAGAGCTATCCAAAATGTAGTTCCCTCGCACCTTGCTGATACCTCAAAATACGACTTTGATAACATGACTCACGCAGAACCAATTGAGCCTTTTGAAAAGTTGGATGTGATCAACTTATAA
- a CDS encoding Tll0287-like domain-containing protein, which yields MFTKMRKTKSSTLLLVALLTTQANASERIASLENQSRDAIKSLATELKSELVAKMKEGGPIAALKVCNVKAPVITSSVSLSKNLEVKRTSLKTRNQSNTPDKWEREILVSFEKQKLAGANVSELDQSSIMNINGQKYFRYMKAIPTQKPCLACHGKNIDKALRESIAELYPNDQATGFDHGDIRGAFTVKIPL from the coding sequence ATGTTTACAAAAATGCGAAAAACAAAGTCCTCTACCCTTCTTCTGGTAGCACTATTAACCACCCAAGCTAACGCGTCTGAACGCATCGCCAGCCTTGAAAACCAAAGCAGAGATGCAATCAAATCACTTGCAACCGAGCTAAAATCTGAACTGGTTGCAAAAATGAAAGAAGGAGGCCCTATTGCAGCACTTAAAGTGTGCAATGTGAAAGCTCCAGTAATTACCTCATCCGTTTCGCTCAGCAAAAATCTTGAAGTGAAAAGAACAAGCCTGAAAACAAGAAACCAATCTAATACCCCAGATAAATGGGAACGCGAGATACTGGTCTCGTTTGAAAAACAAAAATTGGCGGGAGCTAACGTCAGTGAACTTGATCAAAGCAGCATAATGAATATAAATGGGCAAAAATATTTTCGCTATATGAAAGCGATACCCACACAAAAACCCTGTTTAGCTTGTCATGGAAAAAATATCGATAAAGCCTTGCGTGAATCAATCGCTGAGCTTTACCCAAACGATCAAGCAACAGGCTTTGATCATGGCGATATAAGAGGTGCTTTCACTGTAAAAATACCGCTCTAG
- a CDS encoding phosphoribosyltransferase family protein yields MVFDDYLIKSLITRFNNWPEDNLSYFDLSKISSNPKAFRMVVDALVHNYIDSDINHIVAIETNALPFASAVSYSLNLPLSCIRKYKRTPESWYEEAHKGVNYDSLYIREHECASSDNVLLFDDVIATGQTVSTATALIRRSGATINEICCIVAISDCGGVSQAQSLDLNLFPLISI; encoded by the coding sequence ATGGTATTCGATGATTATCTTATAAAGTCATTAATTACTCGTTTTAATAATTGGCCTGAAGACAATTTAAGCTATTTTGATTTATCAAAAATATCCTCAAACCCAAAAGCATTTAGAATGGTAGTTGATGCTTTAGTGCACAACTATATTGACTCTGATATCAACCATATTGTCGCTATAGAGACGAATGCCCTTCCTTTTGCCTCGGCAGTATCCTATTCGCTAAACTTGCCGTTGTCTTGCATAAGAAAATACAAAAGAACCCCTGAAAGCTGGTATGAAGAAGCACATAAAGGGGTCAATTATGATTCGCTTTATATTAGAGAGCACGAGTGCGCAAGCTCTGACAACGTGCTGCTGTTTGATGATGTTATAGCCACCGGCCAAACAGTGAGCACGGCAACAGCGCTCATCAGGCGTAGCGGGGCCACAATAAATGAAATTTGCTGCATCGTCGCCATTTCAGACTGTGGTGGCGTTTCTCAAGCCCAATCACTTGATTTAAATCTATTTCCACTTATATCAATTTAG
- the hemN gene encoding oxygen-independent coproporphyrinogen III oxidase → MNNIDKLIWNEDLIRRYDLSGPRYTSYPTAVQFDGEFGAKDCVSASNMCRGSSAPLSLYVHIPFCAHVCYYCACNKVITKHRDRAQPYLDRLYKDIKMQSDLFAENRIVEQLHWGGGTPTFIADEQMRELMAELRKNFRLLDDDSGDYSIEIDPREASEDTLSTLRDIGFNRISLGVQDFNPKVQKAVNRVQSEEETRFVLEKGRELGFKSINLDLIYGLPFQTPETFAETVKRVLDMSPDRLSVFNYAHMPHRFMPQRRINEEDLPTPDQKLVILHETIETLLNAGYVYIGMDHFAKPDDELAIAQKQGKLHRNFQGYTTHSDCDLISMGVSSISQVGQCYYQNHHDLEEYNSAIDQDLLPVKRGVWLTDDDLIRKDAIMQLICHFSLDMKAFGEQHSLDFSEYFKGELDRLSQYVADNLIKVEGDTIYVQPGGRLLIRAICKVFDKYIPAEEIQKGYSRII, encoded by the coding sequence ATGAACAATATCGACAAGTTAATTTGGAATGAAGATCTAATAAGGCGCTATGACCTTTCTGGCCCAAGATACACTTCATACCCTACAGCAGTACAATTCGATGGAGAGTTTGGTGCAAAAGACTGTGTTTCCGCTTCAAATATGTGTAGAGGGAGCTCGGCGCCGCTTTCATTGTATGTGCATATTCCATTTTGCGCTCATGTTTGCTACTACTGTGCATGCAATAAAGTTATCACTAAACATAGAGACCGCGCACAGCCTTACCTGGACAGACTGTATAAGGATATTAAGATGCAGTCTGACCTGTTTGCCGAAAACCGAATTGTCGAGCAACTGCACTGGGGTGGTGGCACTCCAACCTTTATCGCCGACGAGCAGATGCGAGAATTAATGGCAGAGCTTCGGAAAAACTTCCGGTTGCTCGATGATGACAGTGGCGACTACTCTATTGAGATCGATCCGCGAGAAGCCAGCGAAGATACGCTAAGTACATTAAGAGACATTGGCTTTAACAGAATCTCATTAGGTGTTCAGGATTTCAATCCCAAAGTTCAAAAAGCGGTTAATCGTGTCCAATCTGAAGAGGAAACCCGTTTTGTTTTGGAAAAAGGCCGTGAGCTCGGATTTAAGTCGATAAACCTGGATCTGATTTACGGGCTTCCCTTCCAAACGCCGGAAACATTTGCAGAGACAGTAAAACGTGTGCTCGATATGAGCCCGGACAGGCTTTCTGTGTTCAACTACGCACACATGCCTCATCGTTTTATGCCACAACGCAGAATTAACGAAGAAGATTTACCCACTCCTGACCAGAAGCTCGTCATTCTTCACGAAACAATTGAGACACTGCTGAATGCTGGCTATGTCTACATCGGAATGGATCACTTTGCTAAACCAGACGATGAGTTAGCTATTGCTCAAAAGCAAGGTAAACTTCACCGAAACTTCCAGGGTTACACAACCCATAGTGACTGCGACCTTATCAGCATGGGCGTCTCATCGATAAGCCAGGTTGGTCAGTGTTACTATCAAAACCACCACGACCTTGAAGAATACAATAGCGCTATAGATCAAGACTTACTGCCTGTTAAGCGCGGAGTTTGGCTTACTGATGATGACCTGATTCGAAAAGATGCGATTATGCAACTCATCTGCCATTTCAGCCTCGATATGAAAGCATTCGGAGAACAGCATTCATTAGATTTCTCTGAGTACTTTAAGGGCGAGCTGGACAGGCTGTCCCAATACGTAGCTGACAACCTGATAAAAGTTGAAGGCGATACAATCTATGTTCAACCTGGCGGCCGACTGCTTATTCGAGCAATTTGCAAAGTTTTTGATAAATACATCCCTGCAGAAGAAATTCAAAAAGGATACTCTCGAATAATATAG
- a CDS encoding sulfite exporter TauE/SafE family protein: MENTLELSTAFIIGLLGGTHCIGMCGGITGALSMAIPTGEGYQKRLITTLLFYNTGRIFSYSLAGFIVGSFGWLLAEQGSFVFFALRNIAAVLLVLMGIYIAGWGNGLVIIEKTGGHLWKRIQPLSKKLLPVKSLKNALLLGTLWGWLPCGLVYSTLVWSSMASSPLTSAILMVAFGLGTLPAIMTTGLLAERTSWLIKSTGFRSVSGVLLITYGVWTLPYVQSLAA; encoded by the coding sequence ATGGAAAACACGCTCGAACTTAGCACCGCATTCATCATCGGACTTCTTGGTGGCACACACTGCATTGGCATGTGCGGCGGGATAACCGGGGCACTTTCAATGGCAATTCCTACCGGTGAAGGGTACCAGAAACGCCTTATTACAACGCTACTCTTCTATAACACCGGTCGAATTTTTAGCTACTCCCTCGCCGGATTTATTGTTGGGAGCTTTGGCTGGCTACTTGCAGAACAGGGCTCATTTGTATTTTTTGCACTTCGGAATATTGCGGCAGTGTTATTAGTGCTGATGGGGATCTATATCGCCGGATGGGGCAATGGATTGGTCATCATTGAAAAAACAGGAGGTCATTTATGGAAAAGAATTCAACCCCTGTCTAAGAAATTGCTACCAGTTAAGAGTTTAAAAAATGCACTATTGCTGGGGACTCTTTGGGGCTGGCTACCCTGCGGACTGGTATACTCAACACTTGTATGGTCAAGTATGGCGAGCTCCCCTCTTACCTCTGCAATATTAATGGTTGCCTTCGGTCTAGGAACATTACCCGCTATTATGACTACAGGCCTTCTCGCCGAAAGGACATCCTGGCTGATAAAAAGCACCGGTTTTAGATCAGTGTCAGGCGTTTTACTAATAACTTACGGCGTATGGACACTGCCGTATGTCCAATCACTTGCCGCCTAG
- the ccoS gene encoding cbb3-type cytochrome oxidase assembly protein CcoS, giving the protein MEILYALIPLSIVLITLAVMVFSWAVKSGQFDDLEGPAHSILYDDDKDMIPPTEETASENERPLSEDERTSS; this is encoded by the coding sequence GTGGAAATTCTTTACGCGCTGATCCCCTTATCGATTGTTTTAATCACTCTAGCTGTAATGGTGTTTAGCTGGGCAGTAAAAAGCGGCCAATTTGATGATCTTGAGGGGCCTGCACATAGCATTCTTTATGATGATGATAAAGATATGATCCCTCCAACAGAGGAAACTGCTTCCGAGAATGAGCGCCCCCTTAGTGAAGATGAACGTACTTCATCATAG
- a CDS encoding heavy metal translocating P-type ATPase: MGQHSGLCYHCGEPNPSNSEISLLISGEEHAFCCHGCKAVAQLISESGMEGFYQHRSQPSVTPQEIEETTLNELRLYDNIELQKEFVIPASSTDNSHARNEATLIIEGITCAACIWLLEKHISSKVGVDSFSINHTTQRAALCWNPEEIKLSNILMMVYQLGYKAHPFKPNLEEEILNKERKRAIIRLGVAGFAMMQNMMFSVPLYVGMVSGISDNFLLLFRWVSLLVTTPVVLYSARPFFQAALRDIKTRHLTMDVPVSLAISIAYISSVFITIFGGEDVYFDSVAMFTFFLLLGRFLESQARLKSGQSISQLTNLIPPSAIKLVDGEEVVIAAKDLKVGDIVRIKPATPIPSDGVITKGQSSVDESALTGEFMPIEKHVGDIVVGGTSNVENMIEVSITAVGQNARLSSIMRLLNRAQGEKPRTALIADKVASYFVAAVLVITTSVFVYWWLQGSQDAFSIALSVLVVTCPCALSLATPTALTAATNLLRSNGFLITRGHVLESLAQADELIFDKTGTLTVGQIVISDIVPKANLDASALLSIAASLEQHSEHPIAKAFSRDKTTVIADAIVATPGGGVEGVIDNTTYRLGHAKYAAQIVSKLKSPFMPPTDGQWLALTSPGGLLGWFQIEDRLKDESKEVIGNLNAQGYRCSLLSGDQSGSVSSTAQELGISNAIGGATPEDKLAYMQSIQATGSNAVMIGDGLNDVPVMAGTQLSIAMGNANDLTKLKADAILLSNNLKTLPLALCVGKKTRHIIRQNISWAIGYNLIALPMAAAGMIPPYAAAIGMSASSLIVVCNAMRLRN; encoded by the coding sequence ATGGGACAACATTCAGGGCTCTGCTATCACTGTGGGGAGCCCAATCCCAGTAACTCCGAAATAAGTCTACTTATCTCAGGTGAAGAGCATGCATTCTGCTGTCATGGCTGTAAAGCCGTTGCACAATTAATCTCAGAAAGCGGGATGGAGGGCTTTTATCAGCATAGAAGTCAGCCATCCGTTACCCCTCAGGAAATTGAAGAGACAACACTAAACGAGTTGAGGCTCTATGATAACATTGAGCTGCAAAAAGAGTTTGTCATCCCGGCTTCTTCAACTGATAACAGTCACGCTCGCAATGAAGCAACGCTCATCATAGAGGGCATTACCTGTGCTGCCTGCATATGGTTATTGGAAAAGCACATATCGTCAAAGGTCGGGGTAGACTCTTTTTCGATCAACCATACCACACAGCGAGCAGCTCTGTGCTGGAACCCTGAAGAGATAAAGCTTAGCAATATTCTCATGATGGTGTATCAGCTTGGCTATAAAGCACACCCGTTCAAGCCCAACCTGGAAGAGGAAATTCTAAATAAGGAAAGAAAAAGAGCTATCATCAGGCTCGGAGTAGCTGGCTTTGCAATGATGCAAAACATGATGTTCTCTGTACCACTTTACGTTGGTATGGTCAGCGGAATTTCCGATAACTTTCTCTTGCTGTTCCGCTGGGTTAGCCTTTTAGTAACGACCCCTGTTGTTCTGTACTCAGCACGCCCTTTTTTCCAAGCGGCTCTCAGAGATATAAAAACACGCCATTTGACGATGGATGTTCCTGTCTCGCTTGCAATATCTATTGCCTATATTTCAAGCGTGTTTATAACCATATTTGGCGGAGAAGACGTATATTTCGACTCCGTCGCCATGTTTACTTTTTTCCTTCTACTTGGCCGTTTTTTGGAAAGCCAGGCCCGATTGAAATCAGGTCAATCAATCTCTCAATTAACTAACCTTATTCCCCCATCAGCGATAAAACTTGTTGATGGAGAAGAGGTGGTGATTGCAGCCAAGGATCTCAAGGTAGGAGATATAGTGCGTATAAAGCCTGCCACGCCCATTCCCTCAGACGGGGTCATAACCAAAGGCCAAAGCAGCGTCGACGAATCTGCCTTAACCGGCGAGTTTATGCCTATTGAAAAACACGTCGGAGATATCGTTGTTGGGGGCACCAGCAATGTTGAGAATATGATTGAAGTATCAATTACTGCGGTTGGCCAAAATGCACGGTTGAGCTCTATTATGAGACTCCTGAACCGAGCTCAGGGAGAAAAGCCCAGAACTGCATTGATAGCAGATAAGGTCGCTAGCTACTTTGTTGCCGCAGTACTTGTTATAACAACATCGGTTTTTGTCTATTGGTGGTTACAGGGCTCTCAGGATGCCTTCTCAATTGCACTTTCTGTTCTGGTCGTCACCTGCCCTTGTGCACTGTCTCTTGCAACACCAACGGCGCTCACTGCAGCCACAAACCTGCTACGGTCTAATGGGTTTCTGATTACCAGAGGCCACGTATTAGAGTCCCTGGCGCAGGCCGATGAGCTTATTTTTGATAAAACCGGTACGCTTACTGTTGGGCAAATTGTTATTAGCGACATTGTGCCAAAAGCAAATCTCGATGCCTCAGCGTTACTTTCAATTGCAGCGAGCCTGGAGCAGCATTCAGAGCACCCGATAGCAAAGGCCTTCTCTCGCGATAAAACAACGGTTATTGCCGACGCCATTGTTGCTACCCCCGGAGGAGGCGTCGAAGGCGTCATCGACAACACCACATACAGACTGGGACACGCAAAGTATGCAGCTCAGATAGTCTCCAAGTTAAAATCGCCTTTTATGCCCCCTACTGATGGGCAGTGGCTTGCTCTAACCTCACCTGGCGGCCTTCTTGGCTGGTTTCAGATTGAAGACAGACTAAAAGACGAAAGCAAAGAAGTTATTGGCAACTTAAACGCTCAAGGCTATAGGTGCTCTCTTTTAAGTGGAGACCAGTCCGGCTCAGTCTCATCTACAGCCCAGGAGCTGGGTATTAGCAATGCAATTGGCGGCGCAACACCGGAAGACAAATTGGCATATATGCAGTCAATACAAGCAACAGGTAGCAATGCAGTCATGATAGGCGATGGACTAAATGATGTCCCGGTAATGGCAGGAACCCAGTTATCGATAGCCATGGGTAATGCTAATGACCTAACAAAACTGAAGGCTGATGCCATTCTACTGTCTAACAACCTAAAAACGCTACCACTCGCGCTATGCGTTGGGAAAAAGACTCGGCATATTATCCGCCAGAATATTAGCTGGGCCATAGGGTACAACCTGATTGCTCTGCCTATGGCAGCGGCCGGTATGATACCGCCATACGCTGCGGCTATTGGAATGTCTGCTAGCTCACTCATCGTGGTTTGTAACGCAATGAGACTCAGAAACTAA
- a CDS encoding FixH family protein — MTNFDRDTTPWFKQFWPWFLIVIPLVTIIYCAIMIYLAVTSENSLVSDNYYKDGLAINQSLAMDNKAKDLNLSAELRFGEAGRVSLILDGDLPTQPSFLTLKLLHPTVDGQDIEQKLLPEPGYVYSTQLATPLTGRWYVDVIAQDSSWRLKGQTALPSSTPTVLESGS, encoded by the coding sequence ATGACAAACTTTGATAGAGACACAACACCTTGGTTTAAGCAGTTCTGGCCATGGTTTCTAATCGTAATCCCTTTGGTCACAATTATTTATTGTGCCATTATGATCTATCTCGCAGTTACATCAGAAAACTCCCTTGTCAGTGACAATTATTACAAAGATGGGCTTGCGATAAATCAAAGTCTTGCGATGGACAATAAGGCAAAAGACCTTAATTTGAGTGCTGAACTACGTTTTGGCGAGGCCGGACGAGTCTCTCTCATTCTGGATGGAGACTTACCCACTCAGCCCTCATTCTTAACACTTAAACTGCTTCACCCAACCGTCGATGGCCAGGATATCGAACAAAAACTCCTACCTGAACCAGGGTACGTCTACTCGACTCAACTGGCGACTCCTTTAACTGGCCGTTGGTATGTTGATGTTATTGCGCAGGATTCAAGCTGGAGGTTGAAAGGCCAAACAGCCCTACCAAGCTCCACTCCTACTGTACTCGAATCGGGCTCATAA